In Pongo abelii isolate AG06213 chromosome X, NHGRI_mPonAbe1-v2.0_pri, whole genome shotgun sequence, one DNA window encodes the following:
- the HMGB3 gene encoding high mobility group protein B3 isoform X2, with translation MTAADFRGTFFHQEAFDKMEVRMAKGDPKKPKGKMSAYAFFVQTCREEHKKKNPEVPVNFAEFSKKCSERWKTMSGKEKSKFDEMAKADKVRYDREMKDYGPAKGGKKKKDPNAPKRPPSGFFLFCSEFRPKIKSTNPGISIGDVAKKLGEMWNNLNDSEKQPYITKAAKLKEKYEKDVADYKSKGKFDGAKGPAKVARKKVEEEDEEEEEEEEEEEEEEDE, from the exons ATGACAGCGGCGGATTTCAGGGGCACTTTCTTTCATCAGGAGGCTTTTGACAAAATGGAAG TCAGGATGGCTAAAGGTGACCCCAAGAAACCAAAGGGCAAGATGTCCGCTTATGCCTTCTTTGTGCAGACGTGCAGAGAAGAACATAAGAAGAAAAACCCAGAGGTCCCTGTCAATTTTGCGGAATTTTCCAAGAAGTGCTCTGAGAGGTGgaag ACGATGTCCgggaaagaaaaatctaaatttgATGAAATGGCAAAGGCAGATAAAGTGCGCTATGATCGGGAAATGAAGGATTATGGACCAGCTAAGGGAGGCAAGAAGAAGAAGGATCCTAATGCTCCCAAAAGGCCACC GTCTGGATTCTTCCTGTTCTGTTCGGAATTCCGCCCCAAGATCAAATCCACAAACCCCGGCATCTCTATTGGAGACGTGGCAAAAAAGCTGGGTGAGATGTGGAATAATTTAAATGACAGTGAAAAGCAGCCTTACATCACTAAGGCGGCAAAGCTGAAGGAGAAATATGAGAAG GATGTTGCCGACTATAAGTCGAAAGGAAAGTTTGATGGTGCAAAGGGTCCTGCTAAAGTTGCCCGGAAAAAGgtggaagaggaagatgaagaagaggaggaggaagaagaggaggaggaggaggaggaggatgaataa
- the HMGB3 gene encoding high mobility group protein B3 isoform X3 — protein sequence MQRMEILPARKRNPFIIRIRMAKGDPKKPKGKMSAYAFFVQTCREEHKKKNPEVPVNFAEFSKKCSERWKTMSGKEKSKFDEMAKADKVRYDREMKDYGPAKGGKKKKDPNAPKRPPSGFFLFCSEFRPKIKSTNPGISIGDVAKKLGEMWNNLNDSEKQPYITKAAKLKEKYEKDVADYKSKGKFDGAKGPAKVARKKVEEEDEEEEEEEEEEEEEEDE from the exons TCAGGATGGCTAAAGGTGACCCCAAGAAACCAAAGGGCAAGATGTCCGCTTATGCCTTCTTTGTGCAGACGTGCAGAGAAGAACATAAGAAGAAAAACCCAGAGGTCCCTGTCAATTTTGCGGAATTTTCCAAGAAGTGCTCTGAGAGGTGgaag ACGATGTCCgggaaagaaaaatctaaatttgATGAAATGGCAAAGGCAGATAAAGTGCGCTATGATCGGGAAATGAAGGATTATGGACCAGCTAAGGGAGGCAAGAAGAAGAAGGATCCTAATGCTCCCAAAAGGCCACC GTCTGGATTCTTCCTGTTCTGTTCGGAATTCCGCCCCAAGATCAAATCCACAAACCCCGGCATCTCTATTGGAGACGTGGCAAAAAAGCTGGGTGAGATGTGGAATAATTTAAATGACAGTGAAAAGCAGCCTTACATCACTAAGGCGGCAAAGCTGAAGGAGAAATATGAGAAG GATGTTGCCGACTATAAGTCGAAAGGAAAGTTTGATGGTGCAAAGGGTCCTGCTAAAGTTGCCCGGAAAAAGgtggaagaggaagatgaagaagaggaggaggaagaagaggaggaggaggaggaggaggatgaataa
- the HMGB3 gene encoding high mobility group protein B3 isoform X1, whose translation MAKGDPKKPKGKMSAYAFFVQTCREEHKKKNPEVPVNFAEFSKKCSERWKTMSGKEKSKFDEMAKADKVRYDREMKDYGPAKGGKKKKDPNAPKRPPSGFFLFCSEFRPKIKSTNPGISIGDVAKKLGEMWNNLNDSEKQPYITKAAKLKEKYEKDVADYKSKGKFDGAKGPAKVARKKVEEEDEEEEEEEEEEEEEEDE comes from the exons ATGGCTAAAGGTGACCCCAAGAAACCAAAGGGCAAGATGTCCGCTTATGCCTTCTTTGTGCAGACGTGCAGAGAAGAACATAAGAAGAAAAACCCAGAGGTCCCTGTCAATTTTGCGGAATTTTCCAAGAAGTGCTCTGAGAGGTGgaag ACGATGTCCgggaaagaaaaatctaaatttgATGAAATGGCAAAGGCAGATAAAGTGCGCTATGATCGGGAAATGAAGGATTATGGACCAGCTAAGGGAGGCAAGAAGAAGAAGGATCCTAATGCTCCCAAAAGGCCACC GTCTGGATTCTTCCTGTTCTGTTCGGAATTCCGCCCCAAGATCAAATCCACAAACCCCGGCATCTCTATTGGAGACGTGGCAAAAAAGCTGGGTGAGATGTGGAATAATTTAAATGACAGTGAAAAGCAGCCTTACATCACTAAGGCGGCAAAGCTGAAGGAGAAATATGAGAAG GATGTTGCCGACTATAAGTCGAAAGGAAAGTTTGATGGTGCAAAGGGTCCTGCTAAAGTTGCCCGGAAAAAGgtggaagaggaagatgaagaagaggaggaggaagaagaggaggaggaggaggaggaggatgaataa